The following are encoded in a window of Salvelinus sp. IW2-2015 unplaced genomic scaffold, ASM291031v2 Un_scaffold83, whole genome shotgun sequence genomic DNA:
- the id3 gene encoding DNA-binding protein inhibitor ID-3-A, with product MKAISPMRSVRSCYEAVRCISDQSLSITRNKPSMEEPVGALCDMNDCYSKLKELVPSIPQNKSVSQVEILQHVIDYIFDLQIALEDESSATTTPDLVLSLKTADLARNFSQEDGRLCH from the exons ATGAAAGCCATCAGTCCAATGAGATCTGTCAGAAGCTGCTACGAAGCTGTCCGCTGCATTTCGGATCAGAGTCTCTCCATCACCCGGAATAAGCCATCTATGGAGGAACCCGTGGGCGCGTTGTGCGATATGAATGACTGCTACTCGAAACTCAAGGAGCTGGTACCGAGTATCCCACAGAACAAGTCAGTCAGCCAAGTGGAAATTCTGCAGCACGTTATCGACTACATCTTCGACCTGCAAATCGCGCTAGAAGACGAGTCTTCAGCGACAACCACGCCTGACTTGGTGCTGTCACTAAAG ACTGCAGACCTTGCACGCAATTTCTCCCAAGAAGATGGACGATTGTGCCATTAA